Proteins found in one Macaca nemestrina isolate mMacNem1 chromosome 4, mMacNem.hap1, whole genome shotgun sequence genomic segment:
- the LOC105471253 gene encoding serine protease 58: MKFILLWALLNLTVALAFNPDYTVSSTPPYLVYLKSDYLPCAGVLIHPLWVITAAHCNLPKLRVILGVTIPADSNENHLQVIGYEKMIHHPRFSITSIDHDLMLIKLKTEAELNDYVKLANLPYQTLSENTMCSVSTWSYNVCDIYKEPDSLQTVNISVISKPQCRDAYQTYNIRENMLCVGIVPGRRQPCKEVSAAPAICNGMLQGILSFADGCVLRADVGIYAKIFYYVPWIENVIQNN; this comes from the exons ATGAAGTTTATCCTCCTTTGGGCTCTCTTGAATCTGACTG TTGCTTTGGCCTTTAATCCAGATTACACAGTCAGTTCCACTCCTCCCTACTTGGTCTACTTGAAATCTGACTACTTGCCCTGCGCTGGAGtcctgatccacccactttgggtGATCACAGCTGCACACTGCAATTTACC AAAGCTTCGGGTGATACTGGGGGTTACAATCCCAGCAGACTCCAATGAAAACCATCTGCAAGTGATTGGCTATGAGAAGATGATTCATCACCCACGCTTCTCAATCACGTCTATCGATCATGACCTCATGCTCATCAAGCTGAAAACAGAGGCTGAACTCAACGACTATGTGAAACTAGCCAACCTGCCCTACCAAACTCTCTCTGAGAATACCATGTGCTCTGTCTCCACTTGGAGCTACAACGTGTGTGATATCT aCAAGGAACCTGATTCACTGCAAACTGTGAACATCTCTGTAATCTCCAAGCCTCAGTGCCGCGATGCCTATCAAACCTACAACATCAGGGAAAATATGCTGTGTGTGGGCATCGTGCCAGGAAGGAGGCAGCCCTGCAAG GAAGTTTCTGCTGCCCCGGCAATCTGCAATGGGATGCTTCAAGGAATCCTGTCTTTTGCGGATGGATGTGTTTTGAGAGCCGATGTTGGCATCTATGCCAAAATTTTTTACTATGTACCCTGGATTGAAAATGTAATCCAAAATAACTGA
- the LOC105471251 gene encoding putative DBH-like monooxygenase protein 2, with the protein MAHDLLFRLFPLLALAAPLQSNRPGPTSRLRYSRFLDPSNVIFLCWDFDLEAEIISFELQVRTAGWVGLGVTNRYTNVGSDLVVGGVLPNGNVYFSDQHLVNGDTLKEDGSQDAELLGLTEDAVYTTMRFSRPFRSCDPHDLDITSDTVRVLAAYGLDDTLKLDQERTFVKSIFLLQVVHPDDLDVPKDTIIHDLEITDFLIPEDDTTYACTFLPLPIVSEKHHIYKFEPKLVYHNETMVHHILVYACGNASVLPTGISDCYGADPAFSLCSQVIVGWAVGGTSYQFPDDVGVSIGTPLDPQWIRLEVHYSNFNNLPGVYDSSGIRVYYTSQLRKYDMGVLQLGFFTFPIHFIPPGAESFLSYGLCRTEKFEEMNGAPVPDIQVYGYLLHTHLAGLALQAVQYRNGTQLRTICKDDSYDFNLQETRDLPSRVEIKPGDELLVECHYQTLDRDFMTFGGPSTINEMCLIFLFYYPRNNISSCMGYPDIIYVAHELGEEASDSMEGIMAMNNVEWTPESIKKAEKACKEAQQTVIIKTIDEVVENTTGWIPDIIPTPRGPCLESLGGKVEAHDKTPAGFRPSQALAGPP; encoded by the exons ATGGCCCATGACCTTCTCTTCAGGCTTTTTCCGCTTTTGGCCCTGGCAGCCCCCTTACAAAGCAACCGCCCTGGCCCCACATCTCGCCTGCGCTATTCCAGGTTCCTAGATCCTTCCAATGTCATTTTCCTGTGTTGGGACTTTGACCTTGAGGCTGAAATCATCAGTTTTGAGCTCCAGGTCCGGACAGCTGGCTGGGTGGGCTTAGGTGTCACAAATCGCTACACCAATGTGGGAAGTGATCTGGTTGTTGGAGGAGTCTTGCCCAATGGCAATGTCTATTTCTCA GATCAGCACTTGGTAAATGGAGACACTCTGAAGGAGGATGGGAGCCAGGATGCTGAGCTGCTGGGGCTGACAGAAGATGCTGTCTACACCACCATGCGCTTTTCCAGGCCCTTCCGCTCCTGTGACCCGCATGACCTGGATATTACG AGTGACACTGTGAGGGTGCTGGCCGCCTATGGTCTGGATGACACTCTGAAGCTGGATCAGGAGCGTACTTTTGTCAAGTCCATCTTTCTGCTACAAGTTGTCCACCCTGATGATCTGGATGTCCCCAAGGACACCATCATCCATGACTTGGAGATCACTGAT TTCCTCATTCCAGAGGATGACACCACGTACGCCTGcacctttcttcctctccccattGTTAGCGAGAAACATCACATTTACAAG TTTGAGCCTAAGTTGGTCTACCACAATGAGACAATGGTGCATCACATCCTGGTGTATGCCTGTGGCAATGCTAGCGTTCTCCCCACAGGCATCAGCGACTGCTATGGGGCCGACCCTGCCTTCTCCCTCTGCTCACAGGTCATCGTGGGCTGGGCTGTCGGGGGCACT AGCTACCAGTTTCCAGATGATGTGGGTGTCTCTATTGGGACTCCCTTGGACCCTCAGTGGATCCGACTGGAGGTTCATTACAGCAATTTTAACAACCTGCCTG GTGTGTATGATTCCTCGGGGATTCGCGTGTACTACACTTCTCAGCTGCGCAAATATGACATGGGCGTCCTCCAGCTGGGCTTCTTCACGTTTCCCATCCACTTCATCCCCCCGGGCGCTGAGTCCTTCCTGTCCTACGGGCTGTGTAGGACAGAGAAGTTTGAGGAG ATGAATGGAGCCCCCGTGCCTGACATACAGGTGTATGGCTACCTGCTGCACACCCACTTGGCTGGACTGGCTCTGCAAGCCGTGCAATACAG GAATGGAACACAACTTCGAACAATCTGTAAAGACGATTCCTACGACTTCAATCTGCAGGAGACTCGAGATTTGCCCTCTCGAGTGGAGATCAAGCCG GGAGATGAATTGCTGGTTGAATGTCACTACCAGACACTGGACCGTGACTTCATGACATTT GGAGGCCCCAGCACCATTAATGAGATGTGCCTCATCTTCCTCTTCTACTATCCGCGAAATAACATCTCCAGCTGCATGGGGTACCCTGACATTATCTACGTGGCCCACGAACTGGGGGAGGAGGCATCAGA CTCCATGGAGGGAATCATGGCCATGAACAATGTCGAGTGGACCCCGGAGAGCATTAAGAAAGCTGAGAAAGCCTGCAAGGAGGCCCAGCAGACAGTGATAATAAAGACCATTGAT GAGGTGGTGGAAAACACAACAGGCTGGATTCCAGACATCATCCCTACTCCCCGGGGGCCCTGCTTGGAGTCCTTGGGAGGCAAAGTGGAGGCCCACGACAAGACCCCTGCAGGCTTCAGGCCCTCTCAAGCTCTAGCAGGGCCACCCTGA